In Alkalihalobacillus sp. AL-G, the genomic stretch TAGATTACAAATATCGGAAAGTGAATGCGAAACTACCCAATCAAAGGGTGCGGAAAACGTTCTTAATTTATGTCTTCTTAATTGTGCTGCTGGAGTGCATGAGTTTCCTAAACTAATAATTGCAGAATAGGTTTTTTTGATTTGACTAAACCTCAAATAATTCCCTCCTATACTATTTTTTCCATGGACACTCTATTAAATGCTTGTATCATTGCTTTTGACTGGATGAACGTAGTACGGCTAGGGAAATATTTGAAACCAATCTAATGAAAAATCCTGCTAAAGAAGGAAGGAATACTCAGCTAGGTGACGAAGATTTAAAACAGGAACATACCTTTAAAGAAAACTTGGCAAAGCCAAGCCCTAGCGTAGGCTGAGCCTTAGTTGCGCTTATACTATAGAAAGTATTTATACATTCTTAACGTGCGAGGAAAACAAGGAGGACAACAAATGAAACGGTTAGATGAACAGTCATTTAGAAAAGCGAAAGAGTATCTTTTCATACATGGTAGACGACTCGAGCAGGCCCTGTTTAACTATCATTTTGAAAACGGATCAGAGGATGATGTGCTTGATGCTCTAAGGGAATTCCAAAATGAAGATGGCGGGTTTGGCAACAGGATCGAGCCGGATTTTCAATTGGACCAATCTTCACCCATGGCAACAACATTAGCTTTTCAGATTTTCAAAGAGCTGAACTTATCCTCGGATCACCCAATGGTACGGGATGGAATGACGTATCTTTTGAAAACCTATCATTCTGAAAAAGGACGTTGGCATGCTTTGCCACCTGAAGTCAACAATGTACCACACGCACCATGGTGGCATTATGACAATGAAAAAGAACGAGTAATGGTTGAAGCGTCTTGGGGGAATCCGAACGCCGAAATTTCCGGCTATTTATTAAGGTACAAAGAACTCGTCCCTGAGGAAGTGGCAACGAATTTAAAGGGCCGCTGTCTCGCTCATTTTAAAGCGTTGGACACACTTGATATGCACGAAACGTTTTGCTTTTTAAGGCTAGCAGGCGAATTATCTCAAATTGAACGGGATCCTATCATCGAAAAGGTGAAAGAACATATCCCAGAGCTTGTCAATTTGAAACGGGAACAGTGGGCAAATTACGGTATGCAACCAGTCCAGCTTGTTAAAGGGGTGCAATCACCTTTTTATGAAATGATGAAAGAGAGTGTAGAGGAAAATCTTGACTATGTTATTGAGAAACAGCATAGTGATGGCTCATGGCACCCGAACTGGGAGTGGGGACAATACGAGAATGACTGGCCAGAATCGAAAGAGCTATGGAAAGGGATCTTGACCTACGAAAAGCTTAAATTGTTGAAATCACACGGACGATTAGAAACACAAACTGTAAAATCACAGTAAATATTTCAAGCGCTAAGAGTCCCTTGGGTGTGGGGGCTGTCTTGCTTATGTTCTAATTTCCATACAGGTACATACTTTGTATATGCAGCATGTATATATTATATATTCTGGAGGTGCAAGGTGAACATACTCGTAATTGGAGGCACAAAGTTTTTAGGTCGTCATCTCGTGGAAGCAGCAATGAAACAAGGTCATAAAGTCACATTATTCAACCGTGGAAACAATCGGGATGTCTTTCCAGAGTTGGAACAAATTACAGGGGACCGCCAGCATGATATCCAAGTGCTTGAAGGGAGTAATTGGGATGCAGTCATAGACACATGCGGCTACCATCCTCAAACGGTTCGAAAGTCTGTTCGAACACTCGCAAAAAAGACCAATCATTATGCGTTCATCTCAACCGGGTCAGTCTATGCGAACTTCTTAAATGAGGACAATGTAGATGAGCAATCAACCACACTAATGCTCAATTACGAAACGATTGCATCCATCAATGAGGGAGAAGAAATAGCTGCGGAAGCATACGGTCACTTAAAATATCATTGTGAACAAGTTGTCTATGAGGAAATGAAAGGTAGAGCCCTCATTATAAGACCTGGATTGATTGTAGGACCATATGATCCGACTGATCGGTTTACGTATTGGGCAAAACGTCTGGCAGAGGGTCGTGAAATTCTTGCACCTGGAAGGAAAGACCGTAAAATTCAATTTATTGACGTGCGGGATCTTGCTGATTGGACGATCGGTATGGTCGAGAAACAAGCGAATGGCGTTTATAATGTGGTAGGCCCAGCGGAAAAATTGACAATGGAAACATTTATTGAAGAAGGAAAAGCTGTTTTTAATAATAAAACGGATGTAACATGGGTCGCGGAATCCTTCCTGCACAAGCATGAAGTCGCGCCATGGATCGAGCTTCCACTGTGGATTCCTGAGACGTATTCACCAATGGAAGGTATAAAGCCTGCACATGGTGATATAGGAATATGTAACAAAAAAGCGATTGAGGCAGGACTGACTTTCCGGTCTTTCCATGAAACCTTGAAGGATACACACGACTGGTTTATTGAAGAGCGTGGAGAATTATCTGCGGCACAATTGACTGATGAAAAAGAACAAGAAGTATTAAAGAAATGGCTCCAAGCTGCAAGTGTCTAATTATATACGTTTAGAAAATGAAAATGACTGCCGAATTTATTTTCGGCAGTCATTGAATATGTCAAGGAGGGAATACAGAAATGATTAACAAAAATTGCTACAGCAGCGGTTTATGTAGATGATTAACAGAAATCAAAAGCATTCTGGACGGAAAAAGCAGGATTCGAAGTGAAAACGGAACAACATATGACTCCAGAGGCAAGCTGACTGGAAGTTGGACCAAAAGGTGCTGAAACTGCTCTTGTCATATCCGAAAACAATGATGCAAGGTGCAGAAAATATGAAGCCTTCAATCTTATTCGTATGTGACAATATCAAAGAAACATACAATATGATCAAAGAAAACCGTGTTTAGTTTGAGGGTGAACCAAATGAAATGGAATGGGGAACCTTTGCACAATTTTTTGATGAAGACGGATATATGTATGTGTTAAAAGGATAAGGATAGAGACGATAAAAGACCTGAATGAATACAACCACTCAGGTCCTTCTTATTGTACGCTTAACTTTTCGACGTTTGTAAAGTTTGTGATACGTCTTCTTCTTTATCGGGGTTGAACATTTCTGCGATTCTATCAACGAGTCCAAGGGTTAGAAGGCCATTTCCTTCACCTTGTTTTGTAAAACCAATCGGGGTTGTCCGCTTGATCAATTGAGCATAAATCTCTACTTCTGAAAACGATCGACCAAATTCTGATTTAGACAAATTAATCAATAATGCTAGTGCGCCTGAGACATGAGGTGTAGCCATTGATGTCCCAGTTAGACGAGCATATCGGTTTTCAGGAAACGTAGACAAGATCTTTACTCCCGGAGCCACGAGATCAATTTCAGCATTCGTATTCGTGAATTCAGTGAGGTTGCGTTGGAAATCAACCGCGCCAACCTGAATCACCTCATTATAGGCGCC encodes the following:
- a CDS encoding prenyltransferase/squalene oxidase repeat-containing protein, whose amino-acid sequence is MKRLDEQSFRKAKEYLFIHGRRLEQALFNYHFENGSEDDVLDALREFQNEDGGFGNRIEPDFQLDQSSPMATTLAFQIFKELNLSSDHPMVRDGMTYLLKTYHSEKGRWHALPPEVNNVPHAPWWHYDNEKERVMVEASWGNPNAEISGYLLRYKELVPEEVATNLKGRCLAHFKALDTLDMHETFCFLRLAGELSQIERDPIIEKVKEHIPELVNLKREQWANYGMQPVQLVKGVQSPFYEMMKESVEENLDYVIEKQHSDGSWHPNWEWGQYENDWPESKELWKGILTYEKLKLLKSHGRLETQTVKSQ
- a CDS encoding NAD-dependent epimerase/dehydratase family protein; the encoded protein is MNILVIGGTKFLGRHLVEAAMKQGHKVTLFNRGNNRDVFPELEQITGDRQHDIQVLEGSNWDAVIDTCGYHPQTVRKSVRTLAKKTNHYAFISTGSVYANFLNEDNVDEQSTTLMLNYETIASINEGEEIAAEAYGHLKYHCEQVVYEEMKGRALIIRPGLIVGPYDPTDRFTYWAKRLAEGREILAPGRKDRKIQFIDVRDLADWTIGMVEKQANGVYNVVGPAEKLTMETFIEEGKAVFNNKTDVTWVAESFLHKHEVAPWIELPLWIPETYSPMEGIKPAHGDIGICNKKAIEAGLTFRSFHETLKDTHDWFIEERGELSAAQLTDEKEQEVLKKWLQAASV